Part of the Streptomyces antimycoticus genome, GCGCAGCCGGCCGAGGGCCGGGAGCGGCGCCGCAGGACGACGGGAACGGTGACAACGTGCCGGAACCGGCCGGGGCCGGGTCCGCACCGGACCAGGAAGCCAGGAATGGGAGGCACCGTGCGGGGTGAAGACCGACCCGAGCAGCCGGAGGGAGTGATCCCGCGCCGGGTCAGAACGGGCCCGCGGCACGCGGCACCGAAGAAGTCGGTACTCACCCGCCTTCAGGTGCCCGCCGGCAAGGCCATAGCGCTGGCCGCCATGCCGACGGCCGTGCTGATGGGCATGGGGCTCACTCCGCAGCTCGCCTCGGCCAACCCCCGGCCCGAGGACCGGTACAAGGCCGGGCCGTGTGTGTCCCAGCCGGACGAGGCGGACAAGGACGACTCCAAGGGCGGCAAGGACGCCTCGGATTCGCAGCCCGAAGACAAGGCCGACAAGGACTCCAAGGGCGCCGAGGACGCGAAGGGTTCGCCCGAGAAGGGCTCCCAGGACGGTTCCAAGGACTCTGAGGACTCCTCGGACGGCAAGGCGGGCTCGGACGACGACAAGGCCACCTCCACGCCGTCTCCGTCCCGTTCCTCCTCCGCGCCGTCGTCCGGTGCCGGGGACGAGGAGCCGTCGGCCTCGCCGAGCCCGTCGGAGTCCAAGAACCCCCTGGACCCGCTGGGTCTCGGGGACGCGCTGCACGACATCCTGACGCCCGAGGAGGAGGCCAAGGAGTCGGCCGAGCCGAGCGCCTCGCCGAGCCCCTCGTCGAGCGAGGAGCCCAGCTCGTCGCCGTCGCCCTCCCCGTCGAAGTCCCAGAGCTCCGACAAGCTCACCGATCCGGTCAAGGACACGGTGGACAAGGTGGGCAAGGGCGTCGAGGACACCGTGGACGGGGTGGGGAAGACCGTCGAGGACGCCAAGGACAAGGCGGACAAGGCACTTCCGAAGCCCTCCTCGTCCGCCTCGAAGGACGCGAACGGCAAGGAGGCGTTCCCCTGCCCCGAGTTCGACGCCGACGCGTACGAGAACGCCGAGACCGAGCCGACCTCGAGCCTGCTGCCCGAGGACCCGTGGACCCTCAAGAGCACCCTGCTGAGCCTGCACGGCCTGGACTACAAGGGCATCGTGGAGGTCAAGACGCAGGGCGGCCAGGTCAAGAAGGTCCTGAAGTTCACCGCCTCGGGTGTGGACATCAAGGATCTGCACCAGCTGGTGGTGGGCCCGGCCGGGACCACCACCCATGTGCAGGCGCGCGAAGGGTCCACCTCGACCATTCGCAACGGCACGGTGACCATGTACACCGAGGAGCTGAAGGGGAACCTGCTGGGGCTCATCCCGATCACCTTCAGCCCCAAGAGCCCGCCGCCGGTCAACATCCCCGAGGTGTTCTTCACCGATGTCACGGTCACGCAGGCCGGCCAGTTCGGTGGCGACCTGACCGTACCGGGCATGCATCTGTTCAAGACCGGGGAGTGACCCCGCGAGAACACCGACCCGTTCGGGAGCCGCACACCCCTCCTCCGGGAGGGAAACGACCGTGGGCACCGCCTCCACTCGGAGACGGTGCCCACGGGCGCGTTCGGCGCGCTACCGGCTCGCGCCGCCCAGGTGGTGCACCCGGACCATGTTGGTGGTGCCGGGGACGCCGGGAGGCGAACCGGCGGTCATGATCATGGTGTCGCCCGCGGAGTAGCGGCCCAGCTTCAGCAGCTCGGCGTCGACCAGGTCGACCATCGCGTCGGTGTGCTCGACGTACGGCACCACGTAGGACTCCACGCCCCAGCTCAGCGTGAGCTGGTTGCGGGTGGACGGGTCCGTGGTGAAGGCCACGATCGGCTGCTGGGCGCGGTAGCGGGACAGTCGGCGGGCGGTGTCACCGGACTGGGTGAAGGCGACCAGCGACTTGGCGCCCAGGAAGTCGGCGATCTCGCACGCCGCGCGGGCCACCGAACCTCCCTGGGTGCGCGGCTTCTTGCCGGGCACCAGCGGCTGCAGACCGCGCGAGAGCAGCTCCTGCTCGGCGGCCTGGACGATCCGGGACATCGTCTTGACCGTCTCGATCGGGTACGAACCGACCGAGGACTCGGCGGAGAGCATCACCGCGTCCGCGCCGTCCAGGATCGCGTTGGCCACGTCGGACGCCTCGGCGCGGGTCGGCCGGGAGTTGGTGATCATCGACTCCATCATCTGGGTCGCGACGATCACCGGCTTGGCGTTGCGGCGGCAGAGCTCGATCAGCCGCTTCTGCACCATCGGGACCTTCTCCAGCGGATACTCCACCGCGAGGTCACCACGGGCCACCATGACCCCGTCGAAGGCCGCGACGACGTCCGTCATATTGGCGACCGCCTGCGGCTTCTCCACCTTGGCGATCACCGGCACCCGGCGGCCCACCTCGTCCATGACGCGGTGGACGTCCCGGACGTCGGACGCGTCCCGGACGAAGGACAGGGCGACCATGTCGCACCCCATCCGCAGGGCGAACTTCAGGTCCTCGACGTCCTTCTCGGACAGCGCGGGCACATTGACCGCCGCACCCGGCAGGTTGATCCCCTTGTGGTCGGAGATCACCCCGCCCTCGATGACGATGGTCCGGACCCGGGAGCCCTCGACCGAGGTGACCCGCAACTCGACATTGCCGTCGTTGATCAGGACCTGGTCGCCCTTGGACACATCCCCCGGCAGCCCCTTGTAGGTGGTGCCGCAGATGGTGCGGTCACCCTCCACGTCCTCGGTGGTGATGATGAACTCATCCCCGCGGACCAGCTCCACCGGGCCGTCCTTGAAGGTCTCCAGACGGATCTTGGGGCCCTGGAGGTCGGCGAGGACGCCGACCGCGTGCCCGGTCTCCTCGGATGCCTTGCGGACGCGGTGGTACCGCTCCTCATGCTCCGGGTGGGTTCCGTGGCTCATGTTGAACCGGGCCACGTTCATCCCGGCCTCGATGAGGGACTTCAGCTGATCGTAGGAGTCGACAGCAGGGCCCAGAGTGCAGACGATTTTGGAACGGCGCATGAGGCAGATCCTATCGGTTTGTTTCGGAGCGGAATTTTTCAGTCTTGGGCACAGCGGAGCCGGAACCGGAGGCTAGGCGCTGACCAGGTCGAACGTCTGGCCGGCGATCTCCAGCTCCTCATCGGTGGGCACCACGGCCACCGCGACCCGGCTGGACTCCGTGGAGATCAGCCGCGCCGTGGCGGAGCGCAGCGCGTTGCGGACGCCGTCCACCTCGATGCCGAACGCGGTGAGGTCGCGCATCGCCGCCTCCCGTACCGCCGCGGAGTTCTCCCCCACACCGGCGGTGAACGCGATGGCGTCCACCCGCCCGAGTACCGCGGTGTACGCGCCCACATACTTCCGCAGTCGGTGGATGTAGATGTCGAAGGCGAGCTGCGCGGCCTGATCGCCCTCGCCCATCCGGCGGCCGATCTCACGCATGTCGTTGTCCCCGCACAGCCCGGCCAGCCCACTGCGCTTGTTGAGCAGCGTGTCGATCTCATCGGTCGACATGCCGCCCACCCGGGACAGATGGAAGATCGCCGCCGGGTCGATGTCCCCCGAGCGGGTACCCATCACCAGGCCCTCCAACGGGGTCAGCCCCATCGAGGTCTCCACGCAGACGCCGCCGCGCACCGCCGAGGCGCTGGCCCCGTTGCCCAGGTGCAGCACGATCGTGTTGACCTCCGCCGGGTCCTTGCCCAGCAGGGCGGCGGTGGCCCGGGAGACATACGCGTGCGAGGTGCCGTGGAAGCCGTAGCGCCGCACCCCCCAGCGGTCGGCGGTGTCCACGTCGATCGCGTAGCGCGCCGCCGCCTCCGGGATGGTCGAGTGGAACGCGGTGTCGAAGACCGCGACCTGCGGCAGGTCCGGGCGCAGCGCGCGGGCCACCTTGATCCCGGTGACGTTGGCCGGGTTGTGCAGCGGGGCCAGCGGGATCAGCTTCGCGATCTCCTCGACCACCTCGTCGGTGATCAGGGTCGGCTCGGTGAACCGGGTGCCGCCGTGCACCACCCGGTGGCCGACCGCCGCCAGCTCGGGCGAGTCGAGGCCCAGGCCCTGGGCGGCCAGTTCGTCGGCGACCTGCTTGAGGGCCGCCGCGTGGTCGGCGACGGGACCCTCACCGATCCGCTCCACGATGCCGGAGGCGGGCCGGGAGCCGTCGGCCATGTCCAGAAGCTGGTACTTCACGGACGAGGAGCCGGAGTTGAGGACGAGGACGCAGGAGCCGTTCACGCGGACTGGGCCTTCTCTGTGGGGGATGCCGGGGACTGGGCCTGGATGGCGGTGATCGAGACGGTGTTGACGATGTCCTGGACGAGTGCCCCGCGGGACAGGTCGTTCACCGGCTTGCGCAGACCCTGCAGCACCGGGCCGACCGCGACGGCGCCCGCCGAGCGCTGCACGGCCTTGTAGGTGTTGTTGCCGGTGTTCAGGTCCGGGAAGATCAGCACGGTGGCGTTGCCCGCCACCTCGGAGTCGGGCAGCTTGGTCGCCGCGACCGCGGCGTCCACCGCCGCGTCGTACTGGATCGGGCCCTCGACCAGCAGATCGGGGCGGCGCTCGCGGACCAGCTCGGTCGCCTTGCGGACCTTGTCCACATCCGCGCCGGAGCCGGAAGTGCCGGTGGAGTACGACAGCATCGCGATCCTCGGCTCCACCCCGAACCGGGCCGCCGTCGTCGCCGACTGGATGGCGATGTCCGCGAGCTGCTCGGCGTCCGGGTCGGGGTTGACCGCGCAGTCGCCGTAGACCAGCACCCGGTCGGCCAGGCACATGAAGAAGACCGAGGAGACGATCTCGGCGCCCGGGGCGGTCTTGATGATCTCGAAGGCGGGCCGGATGGTGGCGGCGGTGGAGTGCACCGCGCCCGAGACCATGCCGTCGGCCAGGCCCTCCTGGACCATCAGGGTGCCGAAGTAGGAGACGTCGGCCACCACGTCGTACGCCAGCTCGTAGGAGACGCCCTTGTGGGCGCGCAGCTTCGCGTACCCCTCGGCGAAGCGCTCGCGCAGCGGGGAGGTCTGCGGATCGACGATCTGCGCCTCGGCGAGCTGGATGCCGAGCTCGGCCGCGCGCTTGCGGATCGCGTCCTCCTCGCCCAGCAGTGTGAGATCGCACACATCACGGCGGAGCAGTACGTCGGCGGCGCGCAGCACCCGCTCCTCCGCGCCCTCGGGCAGCACCACCCGGCGGCGACGGGACCGGGACCGCTCGATCAGCTCGCGCTCGAACATCATCGGGGTGACCCGGGCCGAGCGGCCCACCGAGATGCGCTCGGTCAGCGCGGCGGTGTCCACATGCCGCTCGAAGAGGCCGAGCGCCGTCTCCGCCTTGCGCGGCGCGCTCGCCGTGAGCTTGCCCTCGATGGCGAACAGCTCGGCCGCCGTCGGGAAGGACCCGCCCGCCACCGACACCACCGGGGTCCCCGGGGCCAGCCGCGAGGCCAGCGCCAGGATGTCCGGGCCCGGCCGCTCGTCCAGGGTGAGCAGCACCCCGGCGATCGGCGGGGAGCCGGCGCTGTGCGCGGCCAGCGCGCCCACGATCAGGTCCGCGCGGTCCCCGGGCGTCACCACCAGACAGCCCTCGGTCAGCGCGGGCAGGAAGCTCGGCAGCATCGCGCCGCCGAAGACGAAGTCCCGCACATCCCGGGAGAGCCCGGTCTGATCGCCGAGCAGCACCTCCGCGCCCAGCGTGCGGACGATCTGGGAGACGGTGGGCGCCGACAGCGACGGGTCCTCGGGCAGCACATAGCTGGGGACCGGCAGCTTGGCGGCCAGCCGCTCGGCGATGGCCTCGCGGTCCCCGGGCACCACCCGGTTGACGACCACCGCGACCACATCGCAGCCCTGCGCCTCATAGGCGCGGTAGGCGTTGTGGGCCTCGGCGCCGGCCGACTCGGCGGTCTGCCGCTGCCCGCCGACGACCGTGATCACCGAGGCGCCGAACTCATTGGCGAGCCGTGCGTTCAGCCCCAGCTCGTCGGGGAGGCTGGTGGCCGCGTAGTCGCTGCCCAGCACCAGGACGTAGTCATACGCGTCGGCGACCTCGTGGAAGCGGCCGACGAGCTGCGAGACCAGCTCGTCGGCGCCCCGCTCGGCCTGGAGCGTGGCCGCCTCGTGATACGTCATGCCGAAGACCGACTCCGGCGACTGGCTGAGCCGGTAGCGCGCCCGCAGCAGGTCGAAGAGGCGATCGGGGTCGTCGTGCACCAGGGGGCGGAAGACTCCGACCCGGTCGACATGACGGGTCAGGAGCTCCATCACCCCCAGCTCCACGACCTGGCGTCCGTCGCCACGCTCGACTCCGGTCACGTACACGCTGCGTGTCACGCGCACTCTCCGTTCCTCTGGCGTTCTTGGGTGTTTTCCGTTTGTGCGCCCATGGGACACGAATTGGCCACATTGAACGGCCCGGTCCTCTTGACAATACCTGCGACCGTGATTAAGGCGCTGGCCGCTCGGGGGATACAGCACTACCCCGCCCATGAAACAATCGGACTGGCTCACATCTACCCGTAGGGAGCAGGAGACACAGCACGATGCGCATCGGAGTTCTCACCGCAGGCGGCGACTGCCCCGGCCTCAACGCTGTGATCCGGTCGGTGGTGCACCGCGCGGTCGCCGGCCACGGAGACGAGGTGATCGGGTTCGAGGACGGCTTCAAGGGGCTCCTCGACGGCCGTCACCGCAAGCTGGACCTCGACGCCGTCAGTGGCATCCTCGCCCGCGGTGGCACCATCCTCGGCTCCTCCCGGCTGGAGCGCGCCCGGCTGCGCGAGGCGTGCGAGACCTCGAAGGACCACGCGCGTGACTACGGGATAGATGTGCTGATCCCGATCGGCGGCGAGGGCACCCTGACCGCCGCGCGGATGCTCTCCGACGCGGGCCTGCCGATCGTCGGCGTCCCGAAGACGATCGACAACGACATCTCCTCCACCGACCGCACCTTCGGCTTCGACACCGCCGTAGGCGTCGCCACCGAGGCCATGGACCGGCTGAAGACCACCGCCGAATCACATCAGCGGGTCATGGTCGTCGAGGTCATGGGGCGCCACGCGGGCTGGATCGCACTGGAGTCCGGGATGGCCGGCGGCGCCCACGGCATCTGCCTGCCGGAGCGGCCCTTCGAGGTCGACGGGCTGGTGAAGATGGTCGAGGAGCGGTTCTCGCGCGGCAAGAAGTTCGCGGTCATCTGCGTCGCCGAGGGCGCGCACCCGGCCGAGGGCTCCATGGAGTACCAGAAGGGCGCGATCGACCAGTACGGCCATGAGCGATTCACCGGTATCGGCAACCGCCTCGCGGCCGAGCTGGAGCGGCGCCTGGGCAAGGAGGCCCGCCCGGTCATCCTGGGCCATGTGCAGCGCGGCGGCACGCCCACCGCGTACGACCGCGTACTGGCCACCCGCTTCGGCTGGCACGCCGTCGAGGCGGCGCACCGCGGCGACTTCGGCATGATGACCGCGCTGCGCGGCACGGACATCACCATGGTGCCGATCGCCAACGCGGTCACCGAGCTCAAGACCGTTCCGGTCGACCGGATGGACGAGGCCGAGTCGGTCTTCTGAGCCGTCAGGCGCGTGCTTGCTTCTGCTGATTGGGGGCGCTCACCCGATCGGTGGGCGGTCACTCCCGATCGTTTGGACGCCGGCTCCCGCTCGTTGGGCCGCTCCCGCCTCTCGTTGGCTCTCTCGTCGGCCGCAGCGGTCTTGATCATCCCCCCGTGGAAAATCAACACCGCCGCGGCCGTGCGTGGTTGGCGAGGTTCACTCTTGAACGAACCCCCGGAGTGAACAAGGCTGTCCCATGTCCGGGACATGCCCCGGAGCAGTCCCGGACACGGCCGGGACACAGGGGCGGGGGAGAGAACCGCAGATGGCCGATGCCGACAGGGCTCCGGATCCACGGCGGGCGCAGAGCGCCCGCGAGTTCATCGCCGCGCTGCAGTCGCTCAAGGACTGGTCCCGGCTGACCTACCGGGAGTTGGCCGCACGGGCCGACGCGGTCGGGGACATACTGCCGCGCAGCACGATCGCCAATATGCTCGGGCGCACCACGCTGCCCCGCGAGGAGCTGGTCGCGGCCTTCGTACGGGCCTGTGGCGTGGGGCCCGCGGAGCTCACCGTCTGGCTGGCCGTCCGTAAGGACCTCGCGACGCGCGCCGCCGAACCGGGGGCGGGTCTCCTCGGGGAGGCCGCGGCGGATGCCACCCCGGTCGAGCCACTTGAGCCTTTCGTCCAGGGCGAGCCCGCATCGCCGACCGCGCCCTCCTCCTCCCGTACGCCCGAGGCGGCCGCCCGGCGCTCTCGTACGCCGATGCTGAGCGGCGCGCTCGCGCTGACGGTCGCCGTGGCCGCGACGGCGGCCGTGCTCGTCTGGCGGGCGCACGACGACGGGCGCGGCGAGGGCGACGGACCGGACAGGAAGGGCGGGTCCGCGGCGGTCTCCTCGGACGGCCCGGCGCCCGCGCCCGGGAAGTACCGGATCCGGGCCGTCCACTCCTCGCTGTGTCTGTCCGAACGTCCCCAGGACAAGACCGCCTGGGTCTATCAGGTGCCGTGCGCGGACGTCTTCCCCTCGTTCTCGCTCAAGCGCCTGGACGACGGGCTGTGGCGGATCGCCACCCTCCACCCGAGCACGGCCCGGGCTGCACCGGAATCATGGGCCAGAGCAAGGCCGAGGGCGCCTGGTTGGGCGACGACTACTGCGAGAGCCGGGGAGCGGGCGAGGAGTTCCGGCTGGAGGCCGTCGACCGGCCCACCAAGGGATTCCGGCTGAGACCCGCGCACACCGGCCAGTGTCTGGGGCTGCCCGACGGCACGACCCGGCGCTGGGCCCATGTGGTCCAACTGCCGTGCCGGTCCGGTGCCCCGGGACAGGTCTTCCGCTTCGACCCGGTGGGCTCGGGGGCGAAGGAGGAGCCCTCGGGGGCGAAGGAGAAGCCCTCCGAGGCGAAGGGAGAGTCCTCCGGCGCGAAGGGATAGCCGCGCCGCCGCCGTGCTCCCGCCCCTCTGATACTGTCCCCGCCTGATCAAGGGGGAACTGGTCAGGGGATGTAAGGAGTTAAGGGCGGGATGCGTGGTTTATGGGGCCGTGTGTGGCAGCGCCGCACGCCCCTCGTCGTACTGATGGCGGTGGTGGGGATCGGGGGAACCGTCCTCGCGACCCGGGACAGCGGCGGCGGCCATCTCGCCGCCAACCAGGCCCAGTTGAGGAAGGCGTGTGACGGCACCCTGCCGTACGGGGACCTCGAACGGCTGGTGCGGGACGAGCGGCCGGGCAAGCTCAGAGAGCACGGCACGATGCTCGCCCCGGGGCAGGAGAGCCGTTCGTTGCTGGACTGCTCGCTGTCGTGGGGAGACGGCTACGGGGTCACGGTCCATGCCGAGGCGCTGGTGTCCGATGTCCCCCAGGCCGTCGAGACCCGGGACCTCCTGGAACCGGCCGGTGGCCACGGCACCTTCGTGGCACCGGGCACCACCGGCCAGTACGGGAAGCGGGGAGCCTGGCTGGTGACCGACTGCCTGGGCGGGCTCGGCGGCCGGGTCCGGCCCACGACCGATCTGTATGTGACGGCCCGGGTGACGGACGGGGCCGACGGGACTGACGGGGTGGACGAGGCCGACGAGACCGACGCGGCAGACGACGCCGACGAGGCAGACGACGCCGACGAGGCGACGTCGCGGAGCGGCAAGCCGGACCGCGCCACCGCGCTCCTCGGCTTCCGTACCGCCGTGCAGGTCGCCAACGTCCTCACCAAGGCCCAGCACTGCGGCTCCGGTCCGCTCACGATGCCGAAAACCGTGGTGGACACGGACGAGACCCATGGCGCGCCCGGCCGGGCGCTGCGCAAATGCGCGTGGATCGACGACGCCTCGCTCCCTGGCATCGCCTCCGGCACCTGGACCACCCTCGGCGATCTGCAGGAATCCACCGGCCTGAGCGCCTGCGCCGGGGAATGGGACGCGGAGAAGAACGCCGGCCGGCGCCCGCGCCCGAAGGAGTGGCAGGTCACCGAGGTCGAGGCGGCGAGCTGGTCGGGCGTCCTCGGCCGGTCCGCCTACGACTCCTACGAACGCGAGGGTCATGTGCCCGGGTGGGGAGCGCAGGACGGCGAAAGCCCCTCGGAGGCCGGTTCCGAGGCGAACTCCGAGGCGGGCTCCGAGGCGGACGCCGATCGTGGTGTGCTGCGGCAGGAGGACCGCGTTTCCTCCTACGCCGGGCGGCCCCAACTCGCCCTGTGGGCAAGGTCGGTGTGCGGCGGCCGCAGCACCTACCACCGGGTCGCCGTCCTCCCCGAGATCCAGCTCGGGGACGGTGAGACCGCCGTCATCAGCGGCAAGGACCGCACCAGGCTCTCCGCCACCGCCCGTACGGTCCTGGACCGCTATCTCGACGCCGAGGACGGCTGGCCCGCGTCGGCGGACTGCCGTGACACCAAGGTGCTCGGGGAGGTGGAGCAGTGGCACTGACCCGACCCACACTCACCCGGCGCCGGGTCCGGGCCCTGGCGGCCGTCGCGGTGGCGCTGGCCGTCCTCACCGGAGCGATCCTCTGGTTCGCGGGCAGCGAGGACCGGGCGCTGGACGGGGCCTGCGACGGGGTGCTTCCGGTCGGCGAGGTCCGCACGGTGCTCGGCGAGGACGCCGCACTGGACGTGACCAACCGCACCGAGGGCGCCTTCGGCGACAAGGCCGCCAAAAGCGGCGACAGGACAGCCAAAAGCGGCGGCAAGCGGGCCAACAACCTGTCCGTCCGCTGCCGGATCGCCGCCGAGGGCACCGGCCACATCGCCGTCACCATCGCAGGCTCGCCCCGCCCCCGCGCCGAGTACGGATACGGCGAGCTCTACGCCGCCCTACCCGCGAGCCACACGCTTCCCGTCCCCCTCGGCCACGGCTGGTCCGGCCTCTTCGCCACCGACACCGCACGGCTCGGCGACGCCGAGGACGGTACGGCCACCACCGCAGTCCTGCTCGACTGCGCCCGGCGCGGCGACAGCCTGCTGATCACCGTCGAGACCGCGCTGCGCGGCGCCCCCACCCTCGACGACCCCGCCACCCGCCCCGACTTCGTCCGCACCGCCACCGCCACCGCCGAGGCGGCCAACGATCACTGGGGCTGCGGCGCCCGCCTGGGCACACCCGTCCGTACGGTCGGCCTGCCGGTGAACGAGGACGAGTACGAACCGCTGCTCGGCGCCAAGGGCACCTGCGCGGCCGTCCCCACGGCCTCCCGCTCCGCCGTCTCCACGGCCCGCGAGACCGCCCGCGACCGCGCACCGCGCGAGAGCTGCGTCCTCGGCACGCGGGACGGCTCACCGCTCTACCGTCTTGAGGCGTACTACGGCCCGTACGCGGAGGACGCCCGCTCCCAGTACACCCGGGACTACGACTACGAGAACGTGACCCCCGCCGAGAAGCCCGCCGGTCGGCTCGGCCAGAGCGCCTACTGGGCCGGCGCCACCTGCCCGCGCGGCGCCGAGTCCGCCCTCTACCTCATCCGCGCCGCCGACGCCGACGGCGAAACCCGCCGCCGCCCCGACCTCGCCTACGAACGCGCCGCGCTGGCGGCTTTCGCCGCCGCTTCGGCCACCCACCATGGCTGCGCGGCGCCGAGCCTGCCCAAGGGCTGAACCACGGGCCGACGAACCGGGGATGTCCGGCCGGACTGTGCCGCCTGCGGCGGGCTGTTCCCCTCCCCGCCCCTTCCCGTAACTGGGGCTCTGCCCCAGCCCCCCGGTAGCGGGATTGGGCGGGCGGGCATCTCGCCTCCCCGCCCCCTGCCGGGGCATCGATACGGCGGCTCCGTCGCGTGGTGGGGCTCCGCTGCTGGGGTCGCTTCGCCGCCTTTTCCCGTGCCTGGGGCTCTGCCCCAGCTTCCGGTAATGGGAGCGGGCGGGCATCTGGCCTCCCCGCTCCTTGCGGGGTCATCGATATGGCGGTTCCGTCGCGTGGTGGGGCTCCGCTGCTGGGGTCGCTTCGTCGCCTTTTCCCGTGCCTGGGGCTCTGCCTCAGCTCCCGGCAATGGGAGCGGGCGGGCGGGCATTTCGCCTCCCCGCCCCTGCCGGGGCATCGATACGGCGACTCCGCCGCGTGGCGGGGCTCCGCCCCTGGGGTCCAGGGGCGGAGCCTCTGGTATCGGGAAGGGGC contains:
- a CDS encoding DUF6114 domain-containing protein; translated protein: MSAESPGASDRISRWRESFRAWRWQRPFWAGLLSLLAGLPIMYFPYNDVNAGGFTINMSTTAGSASLIIGVLLVVLGLTMWFQPMVRVFAGVATILLGLVSIPVSNFGGFLMGFLLALFGGGMSISWAPGETPSAQPAEGRERRRRTTGTVTTCRNRPGPGPHRTRKPGMGGTVRGEDRPEQPEGVIPRRVRTGPRHAAPKKSVLTRLQVPAGKAIALAAMPTAVLMGMGLTPQLASANPRPEDRYKAGPCVSQPDEADKDDSKGGKDASDSQPEDKADKDSKGAEDAKGSPEKGSQDGSKDSEDSSDGKAGSDDDKATSTPSPSRSSSAPSSGAGDEEPSASPSPSESKNPLDPLGLGDALHDILTPEEEAKESAEPSASPSPSSSEEPSSSPSPSPSKSQSSDKLTDPVKDTVDKVGKGVEDTVDGVGKTVEDAKDKADKALPKPSSSASKDANGKEAFPCPEFDADAYENAETEPTSSLLPEDPWTLKSTLLSLHGLDYKGIVEVKTQGGQVKKVLKFTASGVDIKDLHQLVVGPAGTTTHVQAREGSTSTIRNGTVTMYTEELKGNLLGLIPITFSPKSPPPVNIPEVFFTDVTVTQAGQFGGDLTVPGMHLFKTGE
- the pyk gene encoding pyruvate kinase, whose translation is MRRSKIVCTLGPAVDSYDQLKSLIEAGMNVARFNMSHGTHPEHEERYHRVRKASEETGHAVGVLADLQGPKIRLETFKDGPVELVRGDEFIITTEDVEGDRTICGTTYKGLPGDVSKGDQVLINDGNVELRVTSVEGSRVRTIVIEGGVISDHKGINLPGAAVNVPALSEKDVEDLKFALRMGCDMVALSFVRDASDVRDVHRVMDEVGRRVPVIAKVEKPQAVANMTDVVAAFDGVMVARGDLAVEYPLEKVPMVQKRLIELCRRNAKPVIVATQMMESMITNSRPTRAEASDVANAILDGADAVMLSAESSVGSYPIETVKTMSRIVQAAEQELLSRGLQPLVPGKKPRTQGGSVARAACEIADFLGAKSLVAFTQSGDTARRLSRYRAQQPIVAFTTDPSTRNQLTLSWGVESYVVPYVEHTDAMVDLVDAELLKLGRYSAGDTMIMTAGSPPGVPGTTNMVRVHHLGGASR
- a CDS encoding acetate kinase produces the protein MNGSCVLVLNSGSSSVKYQLLDMADGSRPASGIVERIGEGPVADHAAALKQVADELAAQGLGLDSPELAAVGHRVVHGGTRFTEPTLITDEVVEEIAKLIPLAPLHNPANVTGIKVARALRPDLPQVAVFDTAFHSTIPEAAARYAIDVDTADRWGVRRYGFHGTSHAYVSRATAALLGKDPAEVNTIVLHLGNGASASAVRGGVCVETSMGLTPLEGLVMGTRSGDIDPAAIFHLSRVGGMSTDEIDTLLNKRSGLAGLCGDNDMREIGRRMGEGDQAAQLAFDIYIHRLRKYVGAYTAVLGRVDAIAFTAGVGENSAAVREAAMRDLTAFGIEVDGVRNALRSATARLISTESSRVAVAVVPTDEELEIAGQTFDLVSA
- the pta gene encoding phosphate acetyltransferase, translated to MTRSVYVTGVERGDGRQVVELGVMELLTRHVDRVGVFRPLVHDDPDRLFDLLRARYRLSQSPESVFGMTYHEAATLQAERGADELVSQLVGRFHEVADAYDYVLVLGSDYAATSLPDELGLNARLANEFGASVITVVGGQRQTAESAGAEAHNAYRAYEAQGCDVVAVVVNRVVPGDREAIAERLAAKLPVPSYVLPEDPSLSAPTVSQIVRTLGAEVLLGDQTGLSRDVRDFVFGGAMLPSFLPALTEGCLVVTPGDRADLIVGALAAHSAGSPPIAGVLLTLDERPGPDILALASRLAPGTPVVSVAGGSFPTAAELFAIEGKLTASAPRKAETALGLFERHVDTAALTERISVGRSARVTPMMFERELIERSRSRRRRVVLPEGAEERVLRAADVLLRRDVCDLTLLGEEDAIRKRAAELGIQLAEAQIVDPQTSPLRERFAEGYAKLRAHKGVSYELAYDVVADVSYFGTLMVQEGLADGMVSGAVHSTAATIRPAFEIIKTAPGAEIVSSVFFMCLADRVLVYGDCAVNPDPDAEQLADIAIQSATTAARFGVEPRIAMLSYSTGTSGSGADVDKVRKATELVRERRPDLLVEGPIQYDAAVDAAVAATKLPDSEVAGNATVLIFPDLNTGNNTYKAVQRSAGAVAVGPVLQGLRKPVNDLSRGALVQDIVNTVSITAIQAQSPASPTEKAQSA
- a CDS encoding 6-phosphofructokinase gives rise to the protein MRIGVLTAGGDCPGLNAVIRSVVHRAVAGHGDEVIGFEDGFKGLLDGRHRKLDLDAVSGILARGGTILGSSRLERARLREACETSKDHARDYGIDVLIPIGGEGTLTAARMLSDAGLPIVGVPKTIDNDISSTDRTFGFDTAVGVATEAMDRLKTTAESHQRVMVVEVMGRHAGWIALESGMAGGAHGICLPERPFEVDGLVKMVEERFSRGKKFAVICVAEGAHPAEGSMEYQKGAIDQYGHERFTGIGNRLAAELERRLGKEARPVILGHVQRGGTPTAYDRVLATRFGWHAVEAAHRGDFGMMTALRGTDITMVPIANAVTELKTVPVDRMDEAESVF
- a CDS encoding helix-turn-helix domain-containing protein, which gives rise to MADADRAPDPRRAQSAREFIAALQSLKDWSRLTYRELAARADAVGDILPRSTIANMLGRTTLPREELVAAFVRACGVGPAELTVWLAVRKDLATRAAEPGAGLLGEAAADATPVEPLEPFVQGEPASPTAPSSSRTPEAAARRSRTPMLSGALALTVAVAATAAVLVWRAHDDGRGEGDGPDRKGGSAAVSSDGPAPAPGKYRIRAVHSSLCLSERPQDKTAWVYQVPCADVFPSFSLKRLDDGLWRIATLHPSTARAAPESWARARPRAPGWATTTARAGERARSSGWRPSTGPPRDSG
- a CDS encoding RICIN domain-containing protein is translated as MGDDYCESRGAGEEFRLEAVDRPTKGFRLRPAHTGQCLGLPDGTTRRWAHVVQLPCRSGAPGQVFRFDPVGSGAKEEPSGAKEKPSEAKGESSGAKG